In one Lasioglossum baleicum chromosome 17, iyLasBale1, whole genome shotgun sequence genomic region, the following are encoded:
- the LOC143217529 gene encoding uncharacterized protein LOC143217529 — protein MLIHNTVFHTLNNSIGNNSKKLTAEKRLTIRKKLTVKNANDEIRIPIQQQDLYTLPCKSFLYVEGKLSLPGKLELPVEGESHIDTVTLENNTVAFMFEEIRYELNGVEIDRSRNPGATTTLKNYVSLSRTRSSALSNAGWLYGDDGQKQTATATAAIYFNFCVPMSVLLGFCEDYKRIILDSDRPIDMTFRSWDLYEYPLLHTTTKHTWAIKTALQMEKPRYVIFALQTNRKNNLMKTATRFDHCALTNIRLYLNSETYPYDDLNIDFEKASCSSGVL, from the exons atgctaattcATAATACGGTATTCCATACATTGAACAACAGCATCGGTAACAACAGCAAGAAACTAACCGCAGAAAAAAGGTTGACGATTCGTAAGAAATTAACTGTGAAAAACGCAAA CGATGAGATAAGGATACCCATTCAACAACAAGACCTATACACGCTCCCATGTAAAAGCTTCCTGTACGTTGAGGGAAAACTTAGTTTACCAGGAAAACTCGAATTACCGGTTGAAGGAGAATCCCACATCGATACGGTAACTCTCGAGAACAATACTGTTGCGTTTATGTTTGAGGAAATACGCTATGAATTGAATGGAGTGGAAATTGATCGGTCCAGAAATCCTGGCGCGACTACAACTTTGAAGAATTATGTGAGTCTGTCTAGAACGAGAAGCAGCGCATTGTCCAACGCTGGTTGGCTGTATGGTGATGATGGACAGAAGCAGACTGCAACGGCCACGGCTGCAATATATTTCAACTTTTGCGTACCTATGAGTGTTTTATTAGGCTTCTGCGAAGACTACAAACGCATC ATTTTAGACAGCGACAGACCAATCGACATGACCTTTCGATCGTGGGATCTGTACGAATATCCTCTACTACACACAACTACGAAGCATACATGGGCGATAAAAACGGCTCTACAAATGGAAAAACCGCGATACGTGATATTCGCTTTGCAAACCAATCGAAAGAACAACTTAATGAAAACGGCTACACGATTCGATCATTGCGCATTGACAAATATTCGACTTTACTTGAACTCGGAAACCTATCCATACGATGATCTAAATATCGATTTCGAGAAAG CAAGCTGTAGTAGTggcgttctttaa